Genomic segment of Deltaproteobacteria bacterium:
CGGCTCGCGCGACGCCGAAAAGGCCAAAAAGGCCGTGGACACGTTGAAGCCCAACCTGCGCGCCGGCGAGATGGTCGGCATGACTAATCAGGATGCGGTCAAGGACGCCAACTTCGTCGTTATCGCAGTGCCGTACGAAGGCCAAGCGCAAATGATTCAAGATTTGAAGGGCCAAGTAGCGGGCAAGATCATCATCGACACGGTGGTGCCATTGAACAAGGTAAAGCCCTTCGTGCCGCCGGCGGGTTCGGCGCTGCAGGAAGCGCAGCAGATTCTCGGCGACGAAGCGCCGGTGATCGGCGCGCTGCACAATATTTCCGCAGTCGATTTGGGCGACGTCGATTCGCCACTGGGCGACGTGCTCGTGGTCGGTGACAACGCCGAGGCGAAGAATAGGGTGATGGAGATCATCACCCGCATCGGCGCGCGTGCCTTCGACGGTGGCCCGGCGAGCAATGCTTACGTAGTCGAAGGGCTCACGGGCGTTATCATCGCGCTGAACCGCAAATACAAATCCAAACACGGCAGCATCAAAATCACCGGCATCGGCGATCACTAGTAAGTTCGTTCTCCGCTTGCGCGGTGCGAGCCCAGCAAAACCCTTCCGGAGCGAAGGCAAAACAGTCTGCTCCTAAGAATGGTATATGACTGAGAAAAGGCTGTGCTGATGCCTTCGCTCCTCCAGGGTTTCGCCGGGCTCG
This window contains:
- the npdG gene encoding NADPH-dependent F420 reductase, with product MDNLSVAIVGGTGNLGSALALRLGAPGVKIIIGSRDAEKAKKAVDTLKPNLRAGEMVGMTNQDAVKDANFVVIAVPYEGQAQMIQDLKGQVAGKIIIDTVVPLNKVKPFVPPAGSALQEAQQILGDEAPVIGALHNISAVDLGDVDSPLGDVLVVGDNAEAKNRVMEIITRIGARAFDGGPASNAYVVEGLTGVIIALNRKYKSKHGSIKITGIGDH